The following are encoded together in the Flavobacteriales bacterium genome:
- the pth gene encoding aminoacyl-tRNA hydrolase: protein MKKSLVVGLGNIGAEYANTRHNIGFQILDALAESSSISFSADRYGDRAEFKWKGRPFVLIKPSTYMNLSGKAVNYWLQKEKVSTNQLLVVTDDIALPFGKLRLKGKGSDGGHNGLKNIQQTLGNPNYPRLRFGVGNEFSNGRQVDYVLGEWTGEEKKDLKARIELATELIKSFGTAGLQRTMNDFNNR from the coding sequence GTGAAAAAGAGTCTCGTAGTAGGACTTGGAAATATTGGGGCGGAGTACGCGAATACCCGTCACAACATCGGATTTCAAATACTGGATGCACTCGCAGAGTCATCCAGTATTTCTTTTTCTGCCGATCGCTATGGCGATCGGGCCGAGTTCAAATGGAAAGGACGGCCGTTCGTGCTCATCAAGCCGAGCACATACATGAATCTCAGCGGTAAGGCCGTAAATTACTGGTTACAAAAAGAGAAGGTTTCGACCAACCAACTACTGGTGGTGACCGACGATATCGCCCTTCCATTTGGCAAGTTACGCCTCAAGGGAAAAGGCTCCGATGGAGGTCATAATGGGCTCAAGAATATCCAGCAAACCCTGGGCAACCCAAACTATCCCAGATTGCGCTTTGGTGTCGGAAACGAATTCTCAAATGGCCGACAAGTGGATTATGTGCTTGGCGAATGGACCGGTGAAGAAAAGAAAGATTTGAAGGCTCGAATAGAGCTCGCGACCGAATTGATCAAGTCGTTTGGGACGGCCGGACTCCAACGTACCATGAACGATTTCAATAACCGCTGA